From a region of the Sorex araneus isolate mSorAra2 chromosome 10, mSorAra2.pri, whole genome shotgun sequence genome:
- the IL22 gene encoding interleukin-22 codes for MAARQRSVDSFCQRTLTAGCLLLTALWVQGGAAVPVGSQCRLNKVDLPPPEVTNHTFRLAEEASLADNNTDVRLFGYYQLFRGVNVPDYCYLMKQVLNFTVEEVLRPNSYRYQPYMDTVLPYLIRINNKLNQCHIDRDDHNIQRNVQKLKETVRKLGESGEIKVIGELNSLRDLLVIGCFKLE; via the exons ATGGCTGCTCGGCAGAGATCTGTGGACTCCTTCTGTCAGCGCACTCTGACTGCTGGCTGCCTCCTCCTCACTGCCCtgtgggtgcagggtggagccGCTGTGCCTGTTGGTTCTCAATGCAGACTGAACAAGGTTGACTTACCGCCGCCCGAAGTTACCAACCACACCTTCAGGCTGGCCGAGGAG GCCAGTTTGGCAGATAACAACACAGATGTTCGTCTCTTTGGGTATTATCAGCTGTTCCGTGGAGTGAAT GTGCCAGATTATTGTTACCTGATGAAGCAGGTTCTGAACTTTACCGTTGAAGAAGTGCTGCGCCCCAACTCTTATAGGTACCAGCCCTATATGGACACAGTGCTCCCCTATCTGATAAGGATCAATAACAAGCTGAACCAATGT CATATTGACAGAGATGATCACAATATCCAGAGAAATGTGCAAAAACTGAAGGAGACTGTTCGAAAG CTTGGAGAGAGTGGAGAAATCAAAGTAATTGGAGAACTGAACTCGCTTCGTGATCTTCTGGTCATTGGATGCTTTAAATTAGAGTAA